In a single window of the Frondihabitans peucedani genome:
- the rplE gene encoding 50S ribosomal protein L5, whose protein sequence is MSDTATATPESKVQPRLKAKYQAEILPQLKSDFGFSNVHQVPGLVKIVVNTGVGEAARDSKVMDGAVKDLTAITGQKPQVTKARKSIAQFKLREGQPIGAHVTLRGDRAWEFLDRLLSLALPRIRDFRGLSDRQFDGNGNYTFGLNEQSMFHEIDQDRIDRVRGFDITVVTTAKNDDEGRALLKALGFPFRSADQAN, encoded by the coding sequence ATGAGCGACACCGCAACTGCAACACCCGAATCCAAGGTCCAGCCGCGACTCAAGGCCAAGTACCAGGCCGAGATCCTGCCGCAGCTCAAGAGCGACTTCGGCTTCTCGAACGTGCACCAGGTGCCCGGTCTCGTGAAGATCGTCGTCAACACGGGTGTCGGCGAGGCTGCTCGCGACTCGAAGGTCATGGACGGCGCGGTCAAGGACCTCACCGCCATCACCGGACAGAAGCCGCAGGTCACCAAGGCCCGCAAGTCCATCGCTCAGTTCAAGCTGCGCGAGGGTCAGCCCATCGGCGCTCACGTCACGCTCCGTGGCGACCGCGCCTGGGAGTTCCTCGACCGGCTTCTGTCGCTCGCGCTTCCCCGCATCCGCGACTTCCGCGGTCTGAGCGACCGCCAGTTCGACGGCAACGGCAACTACACCTTCGGTCTCAACGAGCAGAGCATGTTCCACGAGATCGATCAGGACCGCATCGACCGGGTCCGCGGCTTCGACATCACCGTCGTCACCACGGCCAAGAACGACGACGAGGGCCGGGCTCTGCTCAAGGCTCTCGGCTTCCCGTTCCGCTCGGCCGACCAGGCCAACTAA
- the rplO gene encoding 50S ribosomal protein L15 — MAEDTEATTKAAAPKKAAGSSKSTKAASTSAAKSESTDVARPQILKVHHLRPAPGAKKAKMRVGRGEGSKGKTAGRGTKGTKARYSVKIGFEGGQMPLHMRTPKLRGFKNPFRVEYQVVNLEKLADLYPAGGDVTVSDLVAKGAVRKNEKVKVLGQGDLAVKLNVVVDKVSGSAEEKIVAAGGTVTK; from the coding sequence ATGGCTGAAGACACAGAGGCCACCACGAAGGCCGCTGCCCCCAAGAAGGCCGCCGGCTCTTCGAAGAGCACCAAGGCCGCCTCCACGTCGGCCGCGAAGTCGGAGTCCACCGACGTCGCTCGCCCGCAGATCCTCAAGGTCCACCACCTTCGTCCGGCTCCCGGTGCCAAGAAGGCGAAGATGCGCGTGGGTCGCGGTGAGGGCTCGAAGGGCAAGACCGCCGGTCGTGGCACCAAGGGTACGAAGGCCCGCTACTCGGTCAAGATCGGCTTCGAGGGTGGGCAGATGCCGCTGCACATGCGCACCCCGAAGCTGCGCGGGTTCAAGAACCCGTTCCGCGTCGAGTACCAGGTCGTCAACCTCGAGAAGCTGGCCGACCTCTACCCCGCAGGCGGAGACGTCACCGTGAGCGACCTCGTCGCCAAGGGTGCCGTCCGCAAGAACGAGAAGGTCAAGGTGCTCGGACAGGGCGACCTGGCCGTCAAGCTCAATGTGGTCGTCGACAAGGTCTCCGGCTCTGCCGAAGAGAAGATCGTCGCCGCGGGCGGAACCGTCACCAAGTAA
- the rpsH gene encoding 30S ribosomal protein S8: protein MTMTDPVADLLTRLRNANSAFHDTVSLPSSKLKSHIAEILKKEGFIDGWKVEDARVGQTLTIDLKYGPARERSIVGIKRVSKPGLRVYAKSTEIPQVLGGLGVAILSTSSGLLTDREAEQKGVGGEVLAYVW from the coding sequence ATGACGATGACAGATCCGGTCGCAGACCTGCTGACCAGACTGCGCAACGCGAACTCGGCGTTCCACGACACCGTGTCGCTGCCGAGCTCCAAGCTCAAGTCCCACATCGCCGAGATCCTCAAGAAAGAGGGTTTCATCGACGGCTGGAAGGTCGAAGACGCTCGCGTCGGTCAGACCCTCACCATCGACCTCAAGTACGGCCCCGCCCGTGAGCGCTCCATCGTGGGCATCAAGCGCGTGTCGAAGCCCGGCCTCCGCGTCTACGCCAAGTCGACCGAGATCCCTCAGGTCCTCGGCGGTCTCGGTGTGGCCATCCTGTCGACTTCCTCCGGTCTGCTGACCGACCGCGAGGCCGAGCAGAAGGGCGTGGGCGGAGAAGTTCTCGCCTACGTGTGGTAA
- the rplN gene encoding 50S ribosomal protein L14, with protein sequence MIQQESRLKVADNTGAKEILTIRVLGGSGRRYAGLGDVIVATVKDAIPGGNVKKGDVVKAVIVRTKKETRRNDGSYIKFDENAAVILKADGDPRGTRIFGPVGRELRDKKFMKIISLAPEVI encoded by the coding sequence GTGATTCAGCAGGAATCCCGCCTCAAGGTCGCCGACAACACCGGTGCCAAGGAGATCCTCACCATCCGTGTTCTCGGAGGCTCCGGCCGTCGTTACGCCGGTCTCGGCGACGTCATCGTCGCCACGGTGAAGGACGCCATCCCCGGCGGCAACGTGAAGAAGGGCGACGTCGTCAAGGCGGTCATCGTCCGTACCAAGAAGGAGACCCGTCGCAACGACGGCTCCTACATCAAGTTCGACGAGAACGCCGCAGTGATCCTGAAGGCCGACGGAGACCCCCGCGGTACCCGCATCTTCGGACCGGTCGGTCGCGAACTCCGCGACAAGAAGTTCATGAAGATCATCTCGCTGGCGCCGGAGGTTATCTAA
- the rplR gene encoding 50S ribosomal protein L18 encodes MGLGTRGKSKSAATSRRHTRLRKKIVGTELRPRLVVNRSARHVFVQVVDDSKGHTVASASTLEADLRTFDGDKTAKAKRVGELVAERAKAAGIDAVVFDRGGNKYAGRVAAIADGAREGGLDL; translated from the coding sequence ATGGGTCTCGGAACCAGAGGTAAGAGCAAGTCGGCCGCTACGAGCCGCCGTCACACTCGCCTGCGCAAGAAGATCGTGGGCACCGAACTCCGCCCGCGTCTCGTCGTCAACCGCTCGGCACGTCACGTGTTCGTCCAGGTCGTCGACGACAGCAAGGGCCACACCGTCGCCAGCGCATCGACCCTCGAGGCCGACCTGCGCACGTTCGACGGTGACAAGACCGCCAAGGCCAAGAGGGTCGGCGAGCTCGTCGCCGAGCGCGCCAAGGCTGCCGGAATCGACGCGGTCGTCTTCGACCGCGGTGGTAACAAGTACGCCGGACGCGTCGCGGCTATCGCCGACGGCGCCCGGGAAGGTGGGTTGGACCTGTGA
- the rpsE gene encoding 30S ribosomal protein S5 gives MSDATNKTPETTAEAVVDRPVETAAGSESNNREGANAGRTDRRGGNGRGDRNQGRGGRDDRDKSQFLERVVTINRVSKVVKGGRRFSFTALVVVGDGNGLVGVGYGKAREVPTAISKGVEEAKKNFFRVPRIANTIPHPVQGEAAAGVVLLRPAAAGTGVIAGGPVRAVLECAGIHDVLSKSLGSSNTINIVHATVAALQQLEEPRAVAARRGLDIDHVAPARLLRVEAEARAAATEKAGA, from the coding sequence GTGAGCGACGCAACGAACAAGACGCCGGAGACGACGGCCGAGGCCGTCGTCGACCGTCCGGTCGAGACGGCCGCCGGGTCGGAGTCGAACAACCGCGAGGGTGCCAACGCCGGTCGTACCGACCGTCGTGGCGGCAACGGTCGCGGCGACCGCAACCAGGGCCGTGGCGGTCGTGACGACCGCGACAAGAGCCAGTTCCTGGAGCGCGTCGTGACCATCAACCGCGTGTCGAAGGTCGTCAAGGGTGGTCGTCGCTTCAGCTTCACCGCTCTCGTCGTCGTCGGCGACGGCAACGGTCTCGTCGGTGTGGGCTACGGCAAGGCCCGCGAGGTCCCCACGGCCATCTCGAAGGGTGTCGAGGAGGCGAAGAAGAACTTCTTCCGCGTCCCCCGCATCGCCAACACGATCCCGCACCCCGTTCAGGGTGAGGCCGCCGCGGGCGTCGTCCTGCTGCGTCCTGCCGCGGCCGGTACCGGCGTCATCGCCGGTGGCCCCGTCCGCGCCGTGCTCGAGTGCGCCGGCATCCACGACGTCCTGAGCAAGTCGCTCGGCTCGTCGAACACCATCAACATCGTGCACGCGACCGTCGCGGCGCTGCAGCAGCTGGAAGAGCCGCGCGCCGTCGCAGCTCGCCGTGGTCTGGACATCGACCACGTCGCACCGGCTCGTCTGCTCCGCGTCGAGGCCGAGGCTCGCGCTGCCGCAACTGAGAAGGCAGGTGCCTGA
- the rpmD gene encoding 50S ribosomal protein L30, with protein sequence MAQLRVTQIKSKISEKQNQRDTLRSLGLKRIGQTVVRPDDKQNRGYVVTVAHLVKVEEID encoded by the coding sequence ATGGCTCAGCTCCGCGTGACTCAGATCAAGTCCAAAATCAGCGAGAAGCAGAACCAGCGCGACACGCTGCGCAGCTTGGGTCTCAAGCGAATCGGCCAGACGGTCGTTCGCCCGGACGACAAGCAGAACCGCGGTTACGTCGTGACGGTCGCTCACCTCGTCAAAGTCGAGGAGATTGACTAA
- the rplX gene encoding 50S ribosomal protein L24 translates to MANIKKGDLVQVISGSSQARGGDRGKQGKVIEVLKAEDRVVVEGVNFVTKHVRVGQTQRGTKTGGIETHEAPIHVSNVQLVDPKSKKPTRVGFREETVTKDGVSKTVRIRYAKKSGEDL, encoded by the coding sequence ATGGCAAACATCAAGAAGGGTGACCTGGTCCAGGTCATCTCCGGGTCCTCGCAGGCCCGCGGCGGAGACCGCGGCAAGCAGGGCAAGGTCATCGAGGTGCTGAAGGCCGAAGACCGCGTCGTCGTGGAGGGTGTCAACTTCGTCACCAAGCACGTCCGCGTCGGTCAGACGCAGCGCGGCACCAAGACCGGCGGCATCGAGACCCACGAGGCCCCGATCCACGTGTCGAACGTGCAGCTGGTCGACCCCAAGAGCAAGAAGCCGACCCGCGTCGGCTTCCGCGAAGAGACCGTGACGAAGGACGGCGTCTCCAAGACGGTCCGCATCCGTTACGCCAAGAAGTCGGGGGAGGACCTCTGA
- the rplF gene encoding 50S ribosomal protein L6: MSRIGRLPIQIPSGVDVKVDGQAVTVKGPKGELSLVVASPIEAKIEEGTVLVTRPDDERSSRSLHGLTRTLIANQIIGVTQGYSKGLEIVGTGYRVQAKGSNIEFALGYSHPITVEPPAGISFTVEGNNKLTVTGIDKQAVGEVAANIRKLRKPEPYKGKGVRYAGEVVRRKAGKSGK, from the coding sequence ATGTCACGAATCGGACGACTCCCCATTCAGATCCCCTCCGGGGTCGATGTGAAGGTCGACGGCCAGGCCGTCACCGTCAAGGGCCCGAAGGGCGAGCTCTCGCTCGTCGTCGCCAGCCCCATCGAGGCCAAGATCGAGGAAGGCACCGTCCTGGTGACCCGTCCCGACGACGAGCGCTCCTCGCGCTCGCTCCACGGCCTCACTCGCACGCTCATCGCGAACCAGATCATCGGTGTGACCCAGGGCTACTCCAAGGGCCTCGAGATCGTCGGTACCGGTTACCGCGTCCAGGCCAAGGGCTCGAACATCGAGTTCGCCCTCGGCTACTCCCACCCCATCACCGTCGAGCCGCCCGCGGGCATCAGCTTCACGGTGGAGGGCAACAACAAGCTCACCGTCACCGGCATCGACAAGCAGGCCGTCGGCGAAGTGGCTGCGAACATCCGCAAGCTGCGCAAGCCCGAGCCCTACAAGGGCAAGGGCGTGCGGTACGCCGGCGAGGTCGTCCGCCGCAAGGCCGGAAAGTCAGGTAAGTAA